The nucleotide sequence ATACTGTTTTCTGTATCTCCAATGTTGGTTTATTGTCATCAAAAGGATGCAGATTAAAACAGGAAAAAGAAAAAAGTGCCAACGCCAAAATAAAAAGCAGAAGGAGGAACAAAATTCTTCTTCTTTTACTCCTCTTATTTCCATTCAGATCTCTGACAGATGGGGCATGATCAATAAGCATTTCTTAACCTTTCGGGATAATTATAATCTATCTAGTATAATTAGACATAATTGTAAATAAAAAAACATAATTAGTTCATTAATTTTTATAGTTTTTTAGCAATATATTGAAAAATATTTAATATATTGATAGAAATAAACGATATAAAATAAAGTTGCACGATAAAAATATACGAAAAAATGATTAAGGCGGGCAGGTTTAGACAGTGATGATCAATATATTGGAGATAAAAGATCAATGGCAAAAAATGGGCCTGGAAAGCAGAAATTTATTCATGCTTGCATCCTTTATGCCTTCACCATTCCTCTCCTCAGAATTTGATGAAATCGCCGGGAGAAAAAAATCTGAGAAACATGCCATTATAGCTGACTTCATTTCAGGTAACCTTTTTAATCTCGATAATAATAAGATATATCATAATTTTGATACCGATGAGATTTCCGGTTTTTTACTGGATTATGTGCCTAAAAAATCAATTACAGAAACTATTAGAAAATTAATAATTTACTATGAAAATAAAATGCCTGATACCCCTGAAAAAGAGCTCTATCTAGCCGGCTTATACCTGCATGCAGATATTTCTGCGGATAATCTTAAATACCTTGTGGAGACGGCAAAGAGACTTTCAATATCAGGGGAGAAAAAAAAAGCATATATTTTTTTTGACAGGGCACTCCAATTCTTTAATGAAAATGCCCCGCATAAAAAGACTATTGATTTTTACCTCGAAAGTGTAATTGGCAGCCTTCAGGCATCAAGGATGACAAAGCCTCTTGATCAGATAATACCGGTACTTACAGATGCATGGAAATATTCCAGGCATTTTAACAGATGGGAATACCTGTCCAAAATAAATCTTCGTCTGGCCCGCGCACTTGCTGCATCAGGGCATGCCCAGAAGGCTATTGAATACATAAATAAAACACTCGAGATTGTAGATATCCAGGGAATACCATCTGCAAGGATTTTATCAGCGCTCTGTATGGGGCAGATCATGTTCTGGAAAGGGAGAATTATTGAAGCCCTGCAAAGTTATGAAAAAACAATATCAGGGCTTGAAGAATTCGGTGATGATAGCTCTACACTTATGGGTGACAGCTATATGGGGCGCGTATATGTGATCAACGGAAGAATTGCCAGGGGAATGGGAATGATAGAGGCTGTTTATAAAAAGGCTGTTTCACTGAACCTTAAGGATGCAGCAGTCTTTTCGAGCATCCTGTATGCCCATTCATGCATTGAGGTCGGCAATATTGATGAGGCAGAAAAATGGATACAAAGGGCATTTGAATATCCTGAAAAGATCGATAACCTGATGCAGCTAATGGCAGATACCTGCAACGCCTGTATCTATTATGAGAAAGGTGATTATGAGCGTGCATTTGAATGCCACAGGAGAATCGCTGATTACCCAAAGGATACAGGGTATCCTCACATTAAAAGCAACTGGTTTTTTGAATACCTGCATGGTCTTGAGTCAAAGGGATATTATTATGAAAAGCTCAATTTCAATGATGCATTAAAGGAATCGATTAAAGGCGATAATCTTTATTATAAGGGTATTGCATACAGGCAGAGGGCTATTAAACAAAAGGATGACAAACTGGATATAATTTCTGAGCTTGAAAAAAGTGAAAAATGGCTTGAATTATCTGGTGCTGAAATTGAGCTTGCTAAAACCAGGATCATGCTTGGTGATGAATACTTGAAAAGGGGGGACACAACCAGGAGAAAGGAATATATGGAAAAGGCATGGGGTTTATTTGCAAAGGTAGATCACAGTTATCTACCAAAAGAATTAATGGCCATAATGCCCCGTGAACGCAAGATAGAGATAATGATAGACAAGATAATCCGTATCAATGAATCTCTGGAAATAATTCAGGATGTTGCTGCATTCCTTGACAGGGTTCTGGATGTGGCAATAGATTTTTCAATGGCCACCCAGTGTGCCTATTTAATGCCTACACATGACAATAATTTCAAGGTGGCAGCAAGCAGAAATATGGATACTGCCTTTCTTGATTCAGAGGGGTTTAATTCCATTATAAAGTTACTTATAACAGATATTAAAGGGAGCTCTGAGATTTTTATTTCTGATACCGAAAAATGCAAACCTATTTACTCAAATTACTTTAAACAGGTAGATATCAACTCTGTGATACTCATGTCTGTCAAAATGCCTGAAAACAAAACTGGATATATTTGCCTTTTTAACAGGCTTGGAGGTCAGCCATTTTCTGTTAACCAGCTCCGTTATTTGAGGCTATTATGTAATCAGATATCAGTAGGGGTATCAAATATCAGAATGTTTGAAGAGATGCGGCAACTTAAAACGAGATTTAAGGATGAAGCACTATACTATAAACAGGAGATGGGTATATCTAATCCGATTGAAATGATAGTCGGAGAATCAAAGGTAATAAGGACACTTAAAAGCCAGATTACCCAGGTCGCTTCAACTGACAGCACTGTTTTGATCACTGGCGAAACAGGGGTAGGGAAGGAACTTGTTGCCAAGGCTATCCATAATTCAAGTGAAAGAAAAAACGGATCATTTATATCTGTGAACCTTGCTGCATTACCCTCTGAACTGATAATAAGTGAATTGTTCGGGCATGAAAAGGGGGCCTTTACAGGCGCCAATGAAAGAAAAAAAGGAAGATTTGAGATATCACATGAAGGCACCATATTTCTAGATGAAATCGGTGACCTGCCTCTGGAATTGCAGATCAAGTTATTAAGGGTACTCCAGAGAGGATCATTTGAAAGGCTTGGCAGCACAAACACCATCCACTCAGATTTCAGGGTGATTTCAGCAACTAATAAAGATCTCTATGGAGAGGTGCTTAAGGAAAAATTCAGGCAGGATCTTTATTACAGACTCGTTGTTTTCCCTATACATGTGCCTCCACTGCGTGATAGAAAAGAGGATATACCAATGCTTGTTTGGCACTTTCTTGATAAATTCGCAAAAAAGATGTCAAAGCCAATCAAACTCATCCCGAAGGAGGAGATGGAAAAGCTGTTGACCTATGACTGGCCTGGAAATGTCAGAGAGCTTGAGCATTTTGTGGAAAGATCAGTGATACTATCAGACGGCAGGCGTATCAGCTTTTCAGGTCTTCATACCAACCGCGTCGGCACATTAACCCCTGACTCTTACCAGCTCAATGCCTCACTTGCCGATGTTGAAAGGGACCATATAGAAAAGGTGCTTAAATCCACCTACTGGAAGGTGAGCGGACCCAGGGGGGCAGCCGAGATACTAGGGCTTAAGCCCACAACACTTCTCTTCAGAATGAAAAAACTCGGGATAAAAAAACCGGGATAACACACCTGTAATTTCTTACTTCATTATTCCTGGCAAAAACAGGCTAAGCCAAGGGCAAAAGGTGATAATGGCCATAGCTAACAGGCATATTACAAGAAAGGGCAGGGTAGAGATATATAATTTAAGTAATGGCCGTTCCAGTCTTGCGCTTGCAATAAACAGATTCAATCCTACCGGGGGTGTGTTGTAACCTATGGCTAGGTTCACCATGAATACCACTGCAAGATGAAGCTGATTAATTCCAAACTCCTGCGCCATTGGAATTATAAGAGGAACAATTATCAGTATTGCACTGAATATATCCATCATGCACCCGATTAGAAGAAGAAACAGATTGAGGATAAAGAGAAAGCCTGTTTTACTTTGCACAATACCTTTCATAAATTCAAGTATGGTTGCGGGCACAAAGGCATCTACCAGGTAGTTTGTAAAACCCAGCGCGGCCCCCAGGATAATCATTATCCCACCTACCAGTTTAAGGCTCTCCACCATTATAGATGGCACGTCTTTAACCAATCTGATTTCTTTATAAATTACAGTTTTTAAAAACAGCACATATACTACTGTTAAACTTGCTGCCTCTGCTGCTGTACAAAGCCCGGTATAGATGCCAGCAATGATAAGAAAAGGTATTGGCAGTTCCCAGATTGCTTTCCTGAAAGAGATTATAAGCTCAGTAAAATTAAATGAGGTTGTGTTGATATGCCACTTTTTTCCGATATAAATTGAGTATACACATAGCAAGATAATCATCATGACCCCAGGGATAAAACCTGCTATAAAAAGCTCATCAATATTCAAACCTGACACATACCCATATAATATGACTGGCAGGCTTGGAGGAAAGTTTAACCCAAGGCTGCCTCCAGTAGTTACAAGACCGATGGAGAAATTTTCTTTATACTGCTCCTTAAGAAGGGAAGGAAAAAGGAGACCACCCAGTGCAATAATTGTGACCCCTGTTGCGCCGGTAACAGCAGTGAAAAAGGCACAGGATAGAA is from Desulfatiglans sp. and encodes:
- a CDS encoding sigma 54-interacting transcriptional regulator, translated to MINILEIKDQWQKMGLESRNLFMLASFMPSPFLSSEFDEIAGRKKSEKHAIIADFISGNLFNLDNNKIYHNFDTDEISGFLLDYVPKKSITETIRKLIIYYENKMPDTPEKELYLAGLYLHADISADNLKYLVETAKRLSISGEKKKAYIFFDRALQFFNENAPHKKTIDFYLESVIGSLQASRMTKPLDQIIPVLTDAWKYSRHFNRWEYLSKINLRLARALAASGHAQKAIEYINKTLEIVDIQGIPSARILSALCMGQIMFWKGRIIEALQSYEKTISGLEEFGDDSSTLMGDSYMGRVYVINGRIARGMGMIEAVYKKAVSLNLKDAAVFSSILYAHSCIEVGNIDEAEKWIQRAFEYPEKIDNLMQLMADTCNACIYYEKGDYERAFECHRRIADYPKDTGYPHIKSNWFFEYLHGLESKGYYYEKLNFNDALKESIKGDNLYYKGIAYRQRAIKQKDDKLDIISELEKSEKWLELSGAEIELAKTRIMLGDEYLKRGDTTRRKEYMEKAWGLFAKVDHSYLPKELMAIMPRERKIEIMIDKIIRINESLEIIQDVAAFLDRVLDVAIDFSMATQCAYLMPTHDNNFKVAASRNMDTAFLDSEGFNSIIKLLITDIKGSSEIFISDTEKCKPIYSNYFKQVDINSVILMSVKMPENKTGYICLFNRLGGQPFSVNQLRYLRLLCNQISVGVSNIRMFEEMRQLKTRFKDEALYYKQEMGISNPIEMIVGESKVIRTLKSQITQVASTDSTVLITGETGVGKELVAKAIHNSSERKNGSFISVNLAALPSELIISELFGHEKGAFTGANERKKGRFEISHEGTIFLDEIGDLPLELQIKLLRVLQRGSFERLGSTNTIHSDFRVISATNKDLYGEVLKEKFRQDLYYRLVVFPIHVPPLRDRKEDIPMLVWHFLDKFAKKMSKPIKLIPKEEMEKLLTYDWPGNVRELEHFVERSVILSDGRRISFSGLHTNRVGTLTPDSYQLNASLADVERDHIEKVLKSTYWKVSGPRGAAEILGLKPTTLLFRMKKLGIKKPG
- a CDS encoding TRAP transporter large permease subunit; translation: MILLLAIILILLTIYGMPLFACIFAAAMIGLYHEGINFIAIPIEILRLASSPVLISIPLFTFAGYLLAEGDTSKRLIRFSKSLLGWLPGGFGIVAILSCAFFTAVTGATGVTIIALGGLLFPSLLKEQYKENFSIGLVTTGGSLGLNFPPSLPVILYGYVSGLNIDELFIAGFIPGVMMIILLCVYSIYIGKKWHINTTSFNFTELIISFRKAIWELPIPFLIIAGIYTGLCTAAEAASLTVVYVLFLKTVIYKEIRLVKDVPSIMVESLKLVGGIMIILGAALGFTNYLVDAFVPATILEFMKGIVQSKTGFLFILNLFLLLIGCMMDIFSAILIIVPLIIPMAQEFGINQLHLAVVFMVNLAIGYNTPPVGLNLFIASARLERPLLKLYISTLPFLVICLLAMAIITFCPWLSLFLPGIMK